From Rhinopithecus roxellana isolate Shanxi Qingling chromosome 17, ASM756505v1, whole genome shotgun sequence, one genomic window encodes:
- the LOC104666527 gene encoding sulfotransferase 1C3 isoform X1, giving the protein MAKIEKNVPTMEKEPELLNILEVDGVPLPVLSKEWWDKICNFQAKPDDLILATYPKSGTHWMQEILDMIQNDGDVEKCKTDHSLHRHPFLELKFPHKEKPDLEIALEMSSPRLIKTHLPSHLIPPSIWKENCKIVYVARNPKDCLVSYYHFQRMASFLPDPQNLEEFYEKFILGKVLYGSWFDHVKGWWAAKDTHRILYLFYEDIKKNPKHEIHKVLEFLEKTLSEDVVNKIVHHTSFDVMKDNPMANHTAVPSHVFNHSISKFMRKGMPGDWKNHFTVAMNENFDKHYEKKMARSTLNFCPDI; this is encoded by the exons ATGGCGAAGATTGAGAAAAATGTTCCCACTATGGAAAAAGAGCCAGAACTACTTAACATCCTGGAAGTAGATGGAGTCCCTTTGCCGGTATTATCCAAAGAATGGTGGGATAAAATCTGTAATTTCCAAGCCAAGCCTGATGATCTTATTCTGGCAACTTACCCAAAGTCAG ggACACATTGGATGCAAGAAATTTTAGACATGATTCAAAATGATGGTGATGTGGAGAAATGCAAAACAGACCATTCTCTACACAGACATCCTTTCCTTGAACTGAAATTTCCCCATAAAGAAAAACCAG ATTTGGAGATTGCTCTTGAAATGTCCTCACCACGACTGATAAAAACACATCTCCCTTCACATCTGATTCCACCATCTATCTGGAAAGAAAATTGCAAG ATTGTCTATGTGGCCAGAAATCCCAAGGATTGCCTGGTGTCTTACTACCACTTTCAGAGGATGGCTTCCTTTTTGCCTGATCCTCAGAACTTAGAGGAATTTTATGAGAAATTCATATTAGGAAAAG TTTTATACGGGTCCTGGTTTGACCATGTGAAAGGATGGTGGGCTGCAAAAGACACACACCGGATCCTCTACCTCTTCTATGAGGATATAAAAAAA AATCCAAAACATGAGATCCACAAGGTGTTGGAATTCTTGGAGAAAACTTTGTCAGAGGATGTTGTAAACAAGATTGTCCACCATACCTCATTTGATGTAATGAAGGATAATCCCATGGCCAACCACACTGCGGTACCATCTCACGTATTCAatcactccatctcaaaattcaTGAGGAAAG GGATGCCTGGAGACTGGAAGAACCATTTTACTGTGGCTATGAATGAGAACTTTGATAAGCATTATGAGAAGAAGATGGCAAGATCCACACTGAACTTCTGCCCAGATATCTga